A window of Aeromicrobium sp. A1-2 contains these coding sequences:
- a CDS encoding class I adenylate-forming enzyme family protein translates to MSRMRAEWDDLDPHQQALNLGRAGAPAIGVRMRIDDQGEVLAQSNHNLASYWDNPDATEQAQAGNWFHTGDGGTFEDGYIAIADRKKDVIITGGENVSSIEVEDALTSHPSVREVAVIGIPDEKWGELITALVVLDPDAEPIDQAGLIAHCRQYLAGYKCPKKIEFRDELARTATGKLQKFKLRQPYWEGQDRQIN, encoded by the coding sequence ATGTCGCGCATGCGCGCGGAGTGGGACGATCTCGACCCACACCAGCAAGCACTCAACCTCGGTCGGGCCGGCGCACCCGCGATCGGCGTGCGCATGCGGATCGACGACCAGGGCGAGGTCCTGGCGCAGTCCAACCACAACCTGGCGTCGTACTGGGACAACCCCGATGCGACCGAGCAGGCCCAGGCCGGCAACTGGTTCCACACCGGTGACGGCGGCACCTTCGAGGACGGCTACATAGCGATCGCCGACCGCAAGAAGGACGTCATCATCACGGGCGGCGAGAACGTCTCCTCGATCGAGGTCGAGGATGCCCTGACCTCACACCCCTCGGTGCGCGAGGTCGCGGTCATCGGCATCCCCGACGAGAAGTGGGGCGAGCTCATCACCGCCCTCGTCGTCCTGGACCCGGACGCCGAGCCCATCGACCAGGCCGGGCTGATCGCACACTGCCGCCAGTACCTCGCGGGCTACAAGTGCCCCAAGAAGATCGAGTTCCGCGACGAGCTCGCCCGGACCGCTACCGGCAAGCTGCAGAAGTTCAAGCTCCGCCAGCCCTACTGGGAGGGCCAGGACCGCCAGATCAACTGA
- a CDS encoding DUF167 domain-containing protein, translating to MGDRSIGRTAAAGADRRAPVDGKANTALRDFLATSLGLSKSKVVLEKGGTSRFKTFEIPDGTELP from the coding sequence TTGGGAGACCGATCCATTGGTCGGACCGCTGCTGCGGGTGCGGATCGCCGCGCCCCCGTCGATGGCAAGGCGAATACCGCGCTGCGCGACTTTCTGGCCACATCACTGGGACTGTCGAAATCGAAGGTCGTGCTGGAGAAGGGCGGCACATCCCGCTTCAAGACGTTCGAGATCCCGGACGGGACCGAGCTGCCGTAG
- a CDS encoding SRPBCC family protein, producing the protein MTDLSFEHSESIHVDRKPEAVYDLVSDIARTGEWSPICTGCEWDDGDGPAVGAHFTGTNEVPGRTWKTRSTVVAAEPGREFAWEVGDGFVRWGYEIEPDGSGAKLTESWKFCEPGLKFFADTFGETADAEIETRTRAAHTGIPVTLAAIKQVAESA; encoded by the coding sequence ATGACTGACTTGTCGTTCGAGCACTCCGAATCCATCCACGTCGACCGCAAGCCCGAAGCGGTCTATGACTTGGTCAGCGACATCGCCCGAACGGGGGAGTGGAGCCCGATCTGCACTGGATGCGAGTGGGACGACGGGGACGGCCCCGCCGTGGGTGCCCACTTCACCGGAACCAACGAGGTGCCGGGACGCACGTGGAAGACCCGCTCGACCGTCGTGGCCGCCGAACCCGGTCGTGAGTTCGCCTGGGAGGTCGGAGATGGGTTCGTGCGTTGGGGATACGAGATCGAGCCGGACGGGTCGGGTGCAAAGCTCACCGAGTCGTGGAAGTTCTGCGAACCGGGACTGAAGTTCTTCGCCGACACGTTCGGCGAGACGGCGGACGCCGAGATCGAGACCCGCACCCGCGCTGCCCATACGGGCATCCCAGTCACCCTGGCTGCCATCAAGCAGGTTGCCGAGAGCGCCTGA
- a CDS encoding 3-hydroxyacyl-CoA dehydrogenase family protein, which yields MSGRAHHVMGVHFFNPAPVMQLVELIPSLTTSPETLDRMRSWVTETLGKKPIDATDRAGFVVNSLLVPYLLSAIRMYEAGYASAADIDRGMVLGCGHPMGPLALSDLIGLDTIKAIGKSMYDEFKEPLYSPPPLLDRMVDAGLMGKKSGQGFYGYDK from the coding sequence GTGTCCGGTCGGGCGCACCACGTCATGGGTGTGCACTTCTTCAACCCAGCACCCGTCATGCAGCTCGTCGAGCTCATACCGTCGCTGACGACCTCGCCGGAGACCCTCGACCGCATGCGATCATGGGTCACCGAGACCCTCGGCAAGAAGCCCATCGACGCGACCGACCGGGCCGGGTTCGTCGTCAACAGCCTGCTGGTGCCGTACCTGCTCTCGGCGATCCGAATGTACGAGGCCGGCTATGCCTCGGCCGCCGACATCGACCGCGGCATGGTGCTCGGCTGCGGCCACCCCATGGGACCCCTCGCTCTCTCGGACCTAATCGGTCTCGACACGATCAAGGCGATCGGCAAGTCGATGTACGACGAGTTCAAGGAGCCGCTGTACTCGCCGCCGCCGCTGCTCGACCGCATGGTCGACGCCGGCCTGATGGGCAAGAAGTCCGGCCAGGGCTTCTACGGCTACGACAAGTAG
- a CDS encoding AMP-binding protein — protein MFYPLTVMDFLNRAVTVYPDRIAVVDEPDQPADSWGEITYAELGRRARAQAAALDEMGVPVGGRVAIVSQNSARMLASFYGVSGWGRVLVPVNFRLAVAEIRYIIENSGAEVMMVDPDLRHLVDEIDCKRIFVLGEDDDKIWGSTAEPQPWAGDESATATINYTSGTTARPKGVQLTHRNNWLNATVFGWQASVSDRDVYLHTLPMFHANGWGHPFAATGMGATHIVLRQVDGGEILRRIEKHGVTYMCAAPAVVTACLDAAKTWDGPIPGSDRVRIIVAGAPHRPARSSGSVRSWAGSSSRSTA, from the coding sequence GTGTTCTATCCGCTCACCGTCATGGACTTCCTCAACCGTGCTGTCACGGTCTATCCCGATCGGATCGCCGTCGTCGACGAGCCTGATCAGCCGGCCGACTCGTGGGGTGAGATCACCTACGCCGAGCTGGGCCGCCGGGCCAGGGCTCAGGCCGCAGCCCTGGACGAGATGGGTGTCCCGGTCGGTGGCCGGGTCGCGATCGTGTCGCAGAACTCCGCGCGCATGCTCGCCTCGTTCTACGGCGTCTCGGGCTGGGGCCGGGTCCTGGTACCGGTCAACTTCCGGTTGGCCGTGGCCGAGATCCGCTACATCATCGAGAACTCCGGCGCCGAGGTCATGATGGTCGACCCCGACCTGCGTCACCTCGTCGACGAGATCGACTGCAAGCGCATCTTCGTCCTGGGTGAGGACGACGACAAGATCTGGGGCTCGACCGCCGAGCCGCAGCCGTGGGCCGGCGACGAGAGCGCGACCGCCACGATCAACTACACCTCCGGCACGACCGCACGCCCCAAGGGCGTCCAGCTGACGCATCGCAACAACTGGCTCAACGCGACGGTGTTCGGTTGGCAGGCCTCGGTCTCGGACCGCGACGTCTATCTCCACACCCTGCCGATGTTCCACGCCAACGGTTGGGGCCACCCCTTCGCCGCGACCGGGATGGGCGCGACCCACATTGTCCTGCGACAGGTCGACGGCGGAGAGATCCTGCGCCGCATCGAGAAGCATGGTGTGACCTACATGTGCGCCGCCCCTGCCGTCGTGACGGCCTGCCTCGACGCCGCCAAGACGTGGGACGGGCCGATCCCGGGCAGCGACCGCGTCCGGATCATCGTGGCCGGCGCTCCCCACCGACCCGCACGATCGAGCGGGTCCGTGAGGAGCTGGGCTGGGAGTTCATCCAGATCTACGGCCTGA
- a CDS encoding putative quinol monooxygenase, producing MTITATLEMRFKPDLLDEAKAVLVRVLAETRAFEGNLGVDVLVDLEDAGHWVANEIWESVEHDDAYRAFRAGEGRITDLGPLLAAAPVLTRWARSTGSDLLPTPGSGSAFPGPTAARSRPGSRTS from the coding sequence ATGACGATCACCGCGACACTCGAAATGCGTTTCAAGCCCGATCTCCTGGACGAGGCCAAGGCCGTACTGGTCCGGGTGCTCGCCGAGACCCGTGCATTCGAGGGAAACCTGGGCGTCGACGTCCTGGTCGACCTCGAAGACGCGGGCCACTGGGTCGCGAACGAGATCTGGGAGTCCGTCGAGCACGACGACGCCTACCGCGCCTTCCGAGCCGGGGAGGGACGGATCACCGATCTCGGTCCGCTGCTCGCAGCCGCGCCGGTCCTGACCCGATGGGCCCGATCGACGGGGTCTGACCTCCTACCCACGCCGGGCTCGGGCTCGGCGTTCCCGGGGCCTACGGCAGCTCGGTCCCGTCCGGGATCTCGAACGTCTTGA